In Archangium violaceum, the following are encoded in one genomic region:
- a CDS encoding Mrp/NBP35 family ATP-binding protein translates to MSVSERDILAAMSKVMDPELHIDLVKAGMVKDIRVDGDKAKLKIELTTPACPLKGKIQADAEAALKQVPGLKTFDIEWGAQVRSAPTGVAGQQGQAILPQVKNVILVGAGKGGVGKSTVSVNLAAALAREGAKVGLLDADFYGPSVPLMTGITEKPVSPDGKSLLPLEKHGLKVMSIGFLVEADQALIWRGPMLHGALMQLVRDVRWGELDYLILDLPPGTGDVALTLSQSVRAAGAVLVTTPQDVALADVVRAKQMFDKVHIPVLGIVENMSQFVCPHCSKATPIFNRGGGHKAAEMFSIPFLGEIPLDLKIRESGDAGVPVVLSAPDSPEAQAFMGMARNIAGRVSTENMRVAVKLPVVR, encoded by the coding sequence ATGAGCGTTTCCGAGCGCGACATCCTCGCGGCGATGTCGAAGGTGATGGATCCCGAGCTGCACATCGACCTGGTGAAGGCCGGGATGGTGAAGGACATCCGCGTGGACGGCGACAAGGCGAAGCTCAAGATCGAGCTGACGACGCCAGCGTGCCCGCTGAAGGGGAAGATCCAGGCGGACGCCGAGGCGGCGCTGAAGCAGGTGCCGGGGCTGAAGACGTTCGACATCGAGTGGGGCGCGCAGGTGCGCTCGGCGCCGACGGGCGTGGCCGGGCAGCAGGGGCAGGCGATCCTGCCGCAGGTGAAGAACGTGATCCTCGTCGGCGCCGGCAAGGGCGGCGTGGGCAAGAGCACGGTGTCGGTGAACCTGGCGGCGGCGCTGGCGCGCGAGGGCGCGAAGGTGGGCCTGCTGGACGCGGACTTCTACGGTCCCTCGGTTCCGCTGATGACGGGCATCACCGAGAAGCCGGTGAGCCCGGATGGCAAGTCGCTGCTGCCGCTGGAGAAGCACGGGCTGAAGGTGATGTCGATCGGCTTCCTGGTGGAGGCGGATCAGGCGCTCATCTGGCGCGGGCCCATGCTGCACGGGGCGCTGATGCAGCTGGTGCGGGACGTGCGCTGGGGCGAGCTGGACTACCTCATCCTCGACCTGCCGCCCGGGACGGGCGACGTGGCGCTGACGCTGTCACAGTCGGTGAGGGCGGCGGGCGCGGTGCTGGTGACGACGCCGCAGGACGTGGCGCTGGCGGACGTGGTGCGCGCCAAGCAGATGTTCGACAAGGTGCACATCCCCGTACTGGGCATCGTGGAGAACATGAGCCAGTTCGTGTGCCCGCACTGCTCGAAGGCCACGCCCATCTTCAACCGGGGCGGCGGCCACAAGGCGGCGGAGATGTTCAGCATCCCGTTCCTGGGGGAGATCCCCCTGGATCTGAAGATCCGCGAGTCGGGTGACGCGGGCGTGCCGGTGGTGCTGAGCGCGCCGGACAGCCCCGAGGCCCAGGCCTTCATGGGGATGGCGCGCAACATCGCCGGCCGCGTCTCCACCGAGAACATGCGGGTGGCGGTGAAGCTGCCGGTGGTACGCTAA